A single Pedobacter sp. PACM 27299 DNA region contains:
- a CDS encoding pyridoxal phosphate-dependent aminotransferase, giving the protein MPNISEKGFQMPASPIRKLTPFADQAKKDGKKVFHLNIGQPDIATPEGMLNAIKNIDFDVWAYTPSEGTLSYRTKLAEYYNKLGYNITPADILVTVGGSEAITIAMQTCVNEGDEIIIPEPFYANYNGFACMSNVVVKPILSHIENGFALPPIAEFEKLITPRTKAIIICNPNNPTGYLYSKEELAALKDLCLKYDLFLFSDEAYREFCYDGKEFISPMHLDGLEENVVIMDTVSKRYSACGARLGCLITKNKAVIQSGLKFAQARLSPGMVEQIAGTAAVDTPDSYFEAVNKEYTLRRDTIVKRLNAIEGVFCPNPGGAFYVVAKFPIDDADAFCQWMLESFEHNNQTVMMAPATGFYSTPGSGKNEVRMAYVLNTDDINQAMDCLEIALKQYPGRTMA; this is encoded by the coding sequence ATGCCTAACATTTCAGAAAAAGGGTTCCAAATGCCCGCATCACCAATCAGAAAGCTGACTCCATTTGCTGACCAGGCAAAAAAAGATGGCAAGAAAGTATTTCATTTGAACATTGGCCAGCCAGACATAGCTACACCAGAAGGCATGTTAAATGCCATCAAAAATATAGACTTTGATGTATGGGCTTATACCCCATCAGAAGGCACGCTTTCTTACAGAACCAAATTAGCGGAATACTATAACAAATTAGGTTACAACATTACTCCAGCAGATATTTTAGTGACTGTAGGTGGATCTGAAGCCATCACTATTGCTATGCAAACCTGCGTAAATGAAGGTGATGAGATCATCATTCCTGAGCCTTTCTACGCGAACTATAATGGTTTCGCCTGTATGAGCAATGTAGTGGTAAAACCAATCTTATCTCATATTGAGAATGGCTTCGCCCTTCCTCCTATCGCTGAGTTTGAGAAATTAATCACGCCACGCACCAAAGCAATCATCATCTGTAACCCGAATAATCCTACTGGTTATTTATATTCTAAAGAAGAATTAGCAGCGTTGAAAGATCTTTGTCTGAAATACGACTTATTCTTGTTCTCTGATGAGGCTTACCGCGAGTTCTGCTATGATGGCAAAGAGTTTATTTCTCCAATGCATTTAGATGGATTAGAGGAGAATGTGGTAATTATGGATACTGTATCAAAAAGATACAGTGCTTGTGGCGCAAGATTAGGCTGTTTGATTACTAAAAACAAGGCAGTGATCCAATCTGGATTAAAGTTTGCTCAGGCAAGGTTAAGTCCGGGGATGGTAGAACAGATTGCCGGTACCGCAGCAGTAGACACTCCAGATAGTTATTTTGAGGCTGTGAATAAAGAATATACGCTTCGCAGAGATACAATTGTAAAAAGATTGAATGCAATTGAAGGTGTTTTTTGTCCGAATCCAGGTGGTGCATTTTACGTGGTAGCGAAGTTTCCAATTGATGATGCTGACGCATTTTGTCAGTGGATGCTGGAAAGCTTTGAGCATAACAATCAAACAGTTATGATGGCTCCTGCTACAGGTTTCTACTCTACCCCTGGTTCTGGAAAAAACGAAGTAAGAATGGCTTATGTCTTAAATACTGATGATATTAACCAAGCTATGGATTGTCTGGAAATTGCATTAAAACAATATCCTGGTAGAACTATGGCATAA